GTGCCAATCGCCATGGCCTGATGCGGGCTGAATTGTTTGGGTAAGGGAATGAGCCAGTCGCCTTTCAGACGCGCTTTTTGCGCCAGTCCACCCCAGCAAATTTCTCCCGCACCCTGGCCATTGAGAAGCACTTCATCGCCGGCATGGTAGTCAGGATGGTTACTTGTCTCCACCGTACCAGCCAAGTCAATCCCGGGAATCATCGGGAATTGGCGTATAACAGGAATATGGCCGATAATCGCCAGTGCATCCTTGTAATTCAATGTTGAATGGCTGATGTTTATCGTGACATCGCCTGCGGGCAGCTGCTTTTCGTCAAGTGCTTTCAGGCTTACCCGATATCCTGCGGTATCTTTTTCAATAAAAATTGCTTTGAACATAGGGTTTTGCCTTTTGGAAATTTTTTGGATTTTTGGATGCCTGCTGTTTTTTCAGCAAAACAGCCTTATGATATTTTGGACTGTTTCCTTTGCAGTAACAGGGCGCGCAGGCCCATGCCCGGCTGCATTCCTTCACGCATGAACAGGGTGCGCAACGGCGCAGTGCGGCGCAACATTTCAAGGCCGGCACTGCGCAGCATCTGCACGGGAAGAAAATCAGACAACAGCGCGCGGTTCAATGTATGCACAAAGCCGGTGCGCGCCCAGATATCCGGCGTGCGGCGGCGGTTGTAGTGGCGTATAACCTGTTCCGCTCCGGGGTCGGCCGGGTGAGTGGCAATGGCGGCGGCAAGGTCGAGCACGTCGCGAATGCCAAGATTAAGCCCCTGTGCGCCGATCGGTGGAAAGACATGCGCGGCCTCACCGATTAAAACCGTTCGTCTGGCGGCAAAGGCCCTGGGAACAATGCCGCCCATCGGCCATGTCTGCGCGGCGGTTTCCACTGTGATCTTGCCGAGCATGGAAAGCATGTTACGCTCAATTTCCGCGCCAAGAGCCTGTGTACCCAGGCCAAGCAAGTGTTGCGCCTTTGCGGGTTTGCAAACCCAGACCAGAGCGGAATGGTTGCCGGGCAGGGGAACCTGCGTGAACGGCCCGGATTCGGTGTGAAATTCAGTTGAAATATTGTTGTGCGGCAATTCGTGCGCAAAGCCCAGAATAACAGCAGTCTGCGGATAATTCCACTGGCGGACGCGGATACCGGCAGCATCCCGCGCGGCAGAATTGCGGCCATCAGCAGCGACGACAAGGGCGGTTTCGATTGTCTCGCCAGACGCAAGTGAAATCCGCACGCTGTTTTCTTTATGTTCAAAAGCCGTCGCGGTCGTATCAAGCCGCCGGATATTGGGCGATGTGGCAACAGCTTGTGCCAGGGCGGCATTCAGCACTGTGTTGGGCATATTGTAGCCAAAGGCATCTTCACCAAGTTCTGCGGCGCGAAAACTCACCGCCGGGCTGCGAATCAACCGTGTTGTGCCATCAACAATCCGCATGGTTTTCAGCGCGGCGGCGCGCGGGGCAATATCCTGCCATACGTTCAGCGTTTGCAGAACCGAGATTGCCGGCATCATCAAAGCTGTGGTGCGCATGTCAGCGGCTGCGGGTTCTGCGCCGACAAGCACAATATCTTCATGGTCAAGCGCAAGTTTCAAGGCGGCGATCATTCCTGCCGGCCCGCTGCCGATAACAGCTGTTTTGCATGAAAAGGCTTCTGTCCTGCCTGCTTCTTCGACCATGGTTTCATTCCATTTGCTAATTGTCCTCTGTCTCTCTATATAGCACTTTTGCGCATGAGCCAAAGTTTATATCCTTTCTGTCCGGGACAAATTGCTATTGTGTGCTATTCTTTGTTAAAAGTGTACAGGAAGCGTTTGCATAAAAGCTGAATTTTTTAAAAAGAAAGATCGCAGACAGCGCTAGAGAGAGAAACGGGTGTGAAACAGAAACTGCACGGTCGCATAAAAGACAAAGCTGGACGTTTAAAGGCCAGGAAGATCACGATGCCGCAGGCGCGCGCTTTCTCGGTGCATTTGTTGACGGCTTCAGGGTCGTTTCTGGCGTTTCTTTCCATGGTGGCGATCAGTGAAAAACACTGGAGCGCCGCATGGGCCTGGCTTGGCCTTGCGCTGTTTGTTGACGGGATTGACGGGCCGATTGCGCGCCGTTTGAATGTCAAGGCCGTGTTGCCGAAATGGTCGGGTGAACTGCTTGATCATGTGATCGATTATGTCACCTATGTGCTTCTTCCGGCTTTTGCGCTTTATCAATATGGCCTGGTTGGCGGTTCGGGGCTGTCATTTCTGGCGGCGGCGCTTATTGTGGTGACAAGCGCAATTTATTATGCCGACACCAATATGAAAGCGGAAGAAAACTTCTTTGTCGGCTTTCCTGTCGTATGGAATATGCTGGTTTTTACGCTTTTCGTTGTCAGGACACCGGAATGGATTGCTTTTGCCGTGGTGCTGGTTTCAGCGGTTCTGTCATTTTTTCCGGTTTATTTTGTCCATCCCGTGCGGGTTAAGCGCCTGCGTGGGTTGACGTCTTTTGTTATGGCTGTCTGGACGGCTGCAGGCGTGCTGGCTATTGTCTATTATCACATGGACGCGCCGTTCTGGCTGCGCCTTTCCATGGCGGCAACCGGCATTTATATCTACTGTATCGGCGCTGTGTTGCAGCTGTTCCCCAATCTGGGGCGGCCGCTGCATGAAATTATGAGATAATACCGGCTTCCGACTGTCAGGGATAAAGGTGCTGCCATAAGTCAGGATATAGAAAAGACATTTTTTTGATTGAAAGATCATTGGGTTGCCTTTGTCGGGAATACCGTAAAACCGGGTATGGGTGAGGAAAAATGAAAATCAGCATGGGAATTGTTGCCATTGGCCTGTGTCTTGCCGGTATTGCCGGATCTCACGCTTCAACACTGGATAATGTCAAAAAACGGGGGGTTTTGCAGTGTGGTGTCAACAGCAGTCTTGCCGGTTTTGCCATAGCTGATAAAAAAGGCAACTGGACGGGTTTTGATGCTGATTATTGCCGTGCTGTCGCCGCGGCTGTTCTGGGGAATAAAGCGCGGGTTAAATTCGTGCCGCTTGACGCTAAAGAGCGGTTTGACGCCCTGCAATCGGGCGCAATTGACGTGCTTATCCGTAATACGACATGGACGCTCAGCCGTGATGTGTCGCTTG
This is a stretch of genomic DNA from Candidatus Tokpelaia hoelldoblerii. It encodes these proteins:
- a CDS encoding 2-octaprenyl-6-methoxyphenol hydroxylase (bhsal07930) — its product is MVEEAGRTEAFSCKTAVIGSGPAGMIAALKLALDHEDIVLVGAEPAAADMRTTALMMPAISVLQTLNVWQDIAPRAAALKTMRIVDGTTRLIRSPAVSFRAAELGEDAFGYNMPNTVLNAALAQAVATSPNIRRLDTTATAFEHKENSVRISLASGETIETALVVAADGRNSAARDAAGIRVRQWNYPQTAVILGFAHELPHNNISTEFHTESGPFTQVPLPGNHSALVWVCKPAKAQHLLGLGTQALGAEIERNMLSMLGKITVETAAQTWPMGGIVPRAFAARRTVLIGEAAHVFPPIGAQGLNLGIRDVLDLAAAIATHPADPGAEQVIRHYNRRRTPDIWARTGFVHTLNRALLSDFLPVQMLRSAGLEMLRRTAPLRTLFMREGMQPGMGLRALLLQRKQSKIS
- the pcs gene encoding Phosphatidylcholine synthase (bhsal07940) → MKQKLHGRIKDKAGRLKARKITMPQARAFSVHLLTASGSFLAFLSMVAISEKHWSAAWAWLGLALFVDGIDGPIARRLNVKAVLPKWSGELLDHVIDYVTYVLLPAFALYQYGLVGGSGLSFLAAALIVVTSAIYYADTNMKAEENFFVGFPVVWNMLVFTLFVVRTPEWIAFAVVLVSAVLSFFPVYFVHPVRVKRLRGLTSFVMAVWTAAGVLAIVYYHMDAPFWLRLSMAATGIYIYCIGAVLQLFPNLGRPLHEIMR